The genomic DNA GCCTTAGGTACGCAATAGAGGATCCTGATCGCACCCCTTGGTTCAATTAGAACAAGGGGACTCAATGAATAGGAGTGTGGCTCGACAGTTCGATGCGGGTAGCATGGAGTCTGCCaatacacataaccaaaacaccaCTCATATTCCTATTGTGTACTAGTAGTAGCACCCACACATACTGGCcaacaacccacccaaccaatgtaTTGGTAGAGGAGCGGAAGGAACAGTGAAACGAGGGCACACCACAAACGCTTGGCACGAGAACTACAAGGGACAAAATCCCACTGGGACTTGGTCGAGCCAAGACCGTGCCTACAAACTCAATTTACACCCCCCCAGTAAGCCGTTGTTGTCAAATGGACTTGGTACTGGGGTCATGGGCAACTTCGAATGCAGGAAAGGGCTTGGCAAGGCTAAGGAGCCGATGGGTCACCGACTTGGGAGGCACAAGGCGTCCCTAACATGTCGGGGGAGAATGGGCAAGCCAAGCTCGAGCCCATAGCAATGTATAAGCCACCCCAGGAGATTTTTGCCCGATATAGGGAACCTGGTCCTGGAGTCGTTGGCTACATTTCTATGCGCACGGGCTTAACCGGCCGAAAAATCATCACCCCGGCCACTAGCGCTAGCGATCGACCCACCACTGTTGGTGAGTCATTGCAAGACTATCTGACCCCCGTGAGGGCTGCGGACATACCCTACCTCGGGTTGGAGGGGGGCCACATCGGGGGGCAGCAGATCTCTACcccttaaagagctaaaaaacttcGTCAATCTGCTACCAGGCAACATtcttttttttgataaaaaagacCCGAAGGTCAACCTCAATTTATTGTATCTCTCAAAATAATATCATGGATTTCCAAAGGATAATCCACGTCAAAATCCGTAATACAATTCTGAGCAGTAGCCCATTTACAAAGGTAATCTGCCGCATTATTACAACATCGTGGAGCCCAAACAAAATTAAAGCAAACACATGGATCCAATATTTTAATACTTTTCCTGATGCAGTGGCCCATGGTTGAAAAGTCAACCTTCATCCTATTTAGCCGATTCACTAGGCTTACACAATCAGACTCAAACTCCAACTTACGCCAATTTTTCGTTCGCGTAAAATTCAAGCTTTCTTCCAGTCATGAAACTCGGCCCACTCGGCTTGGACAGTCTTCTCCAACACGCCCGCTCGACCGCCTAGGACAAAACCATCATGGTCCCTCGCCACAAGCCCAAAACTCATCTTTCTTCCCATCGTAGTAGCGTCAAAATTTATCTTAATCACTCTCAAACCGGGCTTCACCCACCCTTTTTCCATAGACGGCTTAGGAATCATCGGTTTTTCCAAGAAGTTAAAAATACAAAATTCAAGGCTTAACCCAGCAGCCCTTTCCCAAGTCATTCTGGCCTCCTCCTCAACATCCCGAAAAACTTTATTGTTGCGGCTGTTCCAAATATTCCAAAGCACCGTTATGAAATCAGAAAAAGCCTTCTTGTCCAGCGCACGAGCCACATCCTCAAGCCAGTCCACACACCGACCGTAGCAGCCCTCCAACAAGTTATTATTCAGTCCTCCATAAGCCAGCACCACTCTAGCCTTAGGACAATCTTTCATAGCATGAATCAGAGTCTCCATAACAGTCCCACACCTTGGACAGTTGCTATTAAACTCCCTTCTAATACTGGATATATTCTCGTATGTAGGCAGAATGTCATGTCCCAAACGCCAACAAAAAATCTTAATCTTAGGAAGAGTCTGTAATTTCCACGTGAGCTTCCAAAAAACCCGATGAGGGCCAAACCCTACATGCTTCAACGTCAGCCAAGAATAAGCAGACTTAGTCGAGTAAAAGCCAAAGGTGTTATGGAACCAGATCCGAGAGTCCTCAGGGCTATTATGAATAATGGGGATTTTACATATTTGGTCCCCCAAGTCTTTACCATAGATCGCAATTACCCGTCCCTCGTTCCAGTCATCTTTCTCACTGTTCAGCAAGTCGCACACTTTTTCCTCTTGAACTTCCCTCCTGCGCAGCCCAATCGAGTCACCCGAAAGCCCTTCAAAACCCCACCTGTCGTGCCAAATATCAATCCTACTTCCCTTACTGACATTCCAGCCGAAGCCCTCGTACAGTAAACTAGCCGCTTTTGTAATGCTTTGCCAAGTAAAAGATGGCTTGTCAATCCGCTTAGGATGAAAGGCATCCCCATCTGAAAAGTATTTTGCGCTCAAAACTCTGAAACACAAAGTGTCTCGACAGCACATAAGACGCCACACTTGCCTACCTAGCAACGCAACGTTAAAGCGCCTCAAATCCCGGAACCCGAGACCCCCCATTCCTTTAGGATAACACAAGCGGTCCCAAAATAACATATGCCAACCTCTTTTCTTATCTTTTCCCCCCCACCACACACGGCAAATCAAAGATTGAAGCTCCTCAAGGACGCCATTAGGAACAAAGAAAACGGAGAAACTGTAAGTAGGAATAGACTGCAGGATAGACTTGATGAAAATCTCCTTTCCACCAAGCGAAAGTAATCTTTTTGACCAGCTCTCAATCCTACTAGCGGCACGATCTAAGATACTTTGAAAAGCCGCTGACTTCTTCTTACCAATCGGAATGGGTAGACCGAGATAACTATCAAGGTTGGCAACCACCTTCATTCTAAGCAAGCCACTTAAAGATGTGCGTTGAGAAGTAGGGGTGTTAGGGCTAAAATAAACCATTGAATTGTCCAGGTTGATACGCTGACCCGACATCCTCTCAAATGAGTCCAGGATTTTTGTAAACGCCTCCACTTCACTTCTTTTGTTCCTGACAAACAAGAGGGCATCGTCAGCAAAGAAAAGGTGATTAATTCTCAGGCCATCCTTACTAGCCCGAATGCCTTTAATTTGGTTAGTATTTTGGGCATAAATCAGCATGCGAGATAGAGCGTCCATGCAAAAAAGGAACAAATAAGGGGATAAAGGATCCCCTTGTCGGAGACCCCTTTCCGGAAAAATGATATTAGATAGAATCGTGTTACATTTAACTCTATACCGAACAGTACAAACACAATCCATAATCTTATTAATCCAAATATGAGAGAACCCCATTTTCTTCAGCACTTTCTCGAGAAAAGACCACTCAACCCGGTCATAAGCCTTACTCATATCCAGCTTGATCACACAACCCTTATTCGGGCCATTTTTAGAGCTCCGGAGATAGTGCACGAGCTCATGTGCCACTAAGATATTATCATGGATCATCCTGTTGGGAACGAAAGCACTTTGGTTCTGGCTAATGCACCGATGGAGAGCCTCTTTTAGCCAGTTAGCAAGAGTCTTAGAAACAATCTTGTAAATAACCCTGCATAGACTAATAGGACGATAGTTAGCCATATCACACGGATTCTTAATCTTAGGAATCAATACGATCAAAGTCTCATTTATACACTCAGCACTCTTGTTTCCCTTGAGAATATCGTGACACATTCTTAAGACATCTTCACCCACAACATGCCAATGATCCTTGAAAAAGCTCCCCGAAAGCCCGTCAATCCCCGGCGCCTTTCTCGGGTCCATCTGTTTGAAGGCTCTTAAAATTTCCTCATCCGTAAACTCTCCGATCAACCTCCTATTAGTCTCCCCATCAATGCAAACTGGAACGTAATGCATGTCACTGTCGATATCCAAATTAATAGACTTTTTAAAAAGATCATTAAAATAGTTCCAAGCAATGTGCCCAATCTCTTCTTTGTCCTCATGCCAGGCACCATGCACATCTTTAAGTCTCTCGATGCTATCCTTTTTTCTACGTCCCGAAGCCCGAATGTGGAAAAAACGGATGTTCCTATCGCCTTCCTTCAGCCACTTGGACCTTGCCCTAAGCGCCCAGTATTTTTCCTCCACATCATAGAGGTGGCCCAGCTTGCTACGAGCACACTTAAGAAGGCTCAAAGACCCCTCATTCGTAGGGCCATCCATAAGCTTGCTGATCTCCTTTTCTAGCCCTCTTATTTTATACTTCATTCTCCTAAAACGTTGGTATTGCCATGGGCCAAGCTTGTCATGGATTAGCTCCATCTTCTCCAACACATTGCAATTCTCGCTAGACTAAGCTCTCTTTATAATATCTTTAGCCTCTTGCTCCTGCGCCCAACAGATGTCATATCTAAACCAAACCCTGTGATCAACCCTTTTATCTCTAGGCTTACTTCCATACATATCCAAAAGGATAGCCTCATGATTGGATTTCGACTGGCGAACAATTTGAGAAGTAAGAAACGGCATTTTTTCCATAAACTCGTCAGAGATGACAAATCTGTCCAGCCTCTCTTTAACAAGCCTAGTCCCTTCTCGATTGTTGGTCCACGTAAACCATCCATTAGGAGTCTTCACATCCGTCAGGCTTAACTCTTCCAACACATCACAAAAGTCATCCATCAAAGACCGAGGCTTTCTACGGCCCCCTTCCTTCTCTGAATTATTCAAAATGGCGTTAAAGTCACCTCCCACGATCCAGCCTTCATTAACCATGCTTTTCACCCTTCTCAGCATATCCCAAGATTGCTGCCTTAGGCTTGGGTCGGTCTGGCCATAAAAGTCAGTGAACCTAAACTTTTCACCATCATCCATGCTAACCAACGAGTCAATGTGAAACTTAGGATAGTTTTGCACAAAAACGTTCACGCCTGCCTTCCAAAGTAGGGCCAATCCACCACTTTTCCCCTCCGAATCGACCGCTAGGCATCCCTCCATCCTGCATATTGTACGAATACGGTGGAAGCCATTAGAGTGAATTTTTGTTTCACAAAGAAAAACAATATCAGGACCGTTCGCAGCAAGAAGTTGCTTTAGTTCACGCACAGTCGCCGGATTCCCAGCCCCACGACAATTCCAGCAAAGAATTTTCATGGTCCTTTGCAGGGCTGGTCACCAGCCTCCACCTTAAAGGGTGAAACCAAAAACCACAGCTTCCACTAGGCAGCTCCGAAAGGACGCTCTACCTGAAATACACCGCACGAACCCCCCAAAAAATAATCCGAACACACCAAAGATTCTCCGAAACCACCCCGCAAGGCTTGAACGCAAATAGCTTCGATCTTCCGTCAAAGAGACGACCAAGAAACCAAGACCGACAAGAAAGAAGAAGGTTGACACGCCGGAAAACCAACCCACCAACCCAGGGATTCAGCACTAGATCAAGGACAAACGAACGTCACAGGCCAAGGAACCAAAATCATGCAGAGACGAGATCCACCACCGGACGCCCAACTCCCAAAAGAAAGACGAGAAGCACTCCCCAAGAAACAACCCTGTACAGATGAAAGAAACACGAAAACCCAGCTttgcgaaaaacccgaaaacaaacaAACCAAAATAAACGTATCAACAGGAAAACCCTCCGCAGACAGAAACCATGCGATAACTCAACATCATAACAAGCAAGAGCCAGCCACGGAAAAGGCGTCAATCCAGCAAGAGCAAATAAAGAAAACACCACTAGAAAAGAAAACAATCAGCTTAATAAAATCACTAAACAGGACACAAAATACGTAGAACCCTGCAGGCATGAAACATGCACTTTTTACGTTAGGAAAGAAAGAGAACCCACTTTCAAGCATAGGCATAAAAAAGAAACGAGGAAAAGTCGCAAGAAAGAAAAGAACCCGGCCATCGAGGGCCCCTAGCGCACAAAACCAGCAACCAAACAGAGATAGAACGAACAGAATAAAGACCAGACAACGAACTCAGGCCAGAAAAACCTCCCCAAACAGGACCACCACCACCAACCGAATACGAGAGAACCACCAAAGCCTCAACGAGCCAAGAAGCAGCCACGAAAAGATAAAAGAACACCCAGCAGGAAAACCAAAAGAGCCAACagaaaattaagaaaaaagatCGACTTAAAATGAATTTCTATACATAAAATACAACCCGTAAGCCCTACAGGCATAAAACCTGCCCTTTGtcgagagaaaaagaaaaccgGCTT from Gossypium arboreum isolate Shixiya-1 chromosome 9, ASM2569848v2, whole genome shotgun sequence includes the following:
- the LOC108455632 gene encoding uncharacterized protein LOC108455632: MKILCWNCRGAGNPATVRELKQLLAANGPDIVFLCETKIHSNGFHRIRTICRMEGCLAVDSEGKSGGLALLWKAGVNVFVQNYPKFHIDSLVSMDDGEKFRFTDFYGQTDPSLRQQSWDMLRRVKSMVNEGWIVGGDFNAILNNSEKEGGRRKPRSLMDDFCDVLEELSLTDVKTPNGWFTWTNNREGTRLVKERLDRFVISDEFMEKMPFLTSQIVRQSKSNHEAILLDMYGSKPRDKRVDHRVWFRYDICWAQEQEAKDIIKRA